The genomic stretch CCGGCGCTCGTGGGCGACACGATCGGCATGGACGAGCCGTGGCAGTACCGCAACAAAATGGAATTTACGTTTGCGCCGGACGGCTCGATGGGACTGCATGAGCAGGGGAATTTCCGCAAGGTGATTCCGCTGGAAACGTGCCTGATTGCCGGCGAACCGATGGTCGAGGCGGCGATGGAAGTGGCACGTTGGGCTGCGGATCATGCGTTGAGCGGGTACGATAAGAAGGCGCATGAAGGATTGCTGCGACACTTGATGGTGCGGTATTCGTACGCGACGGGCGAGATGATGCTCGGGCTGTTCGCGACCGAGGCGCCGTCGGCGCACGAGGACGCTGTGCGCGACTTGAAAGAGCGGCTCGGGCGCCTGAAGCAGGTGAAAAGCCTGCTCTGGCTCGAGAATCGCGATTGGGCGGACCGGACGCAGTCCGAACAGACACACGTCCTCGTCGGACGCGACTTCATCTATGACGAAATGGCAGGCTACCGCTACCGCCTCTGGTTCGATACGTTCTTCCAGACGAACCCGAAGCAGGCCGAGAAGCTCGTCGAGCTGGCGCTCGAAATGGGCTGCCCGCAGCCGACCGATCGCATGATCGATCTGTTCTGCGGCGTCGGCACGTTTTCGCTGCCGTTCGCGAGCCGCGTCGCGCGGCTCGCCGGCATCGAAATCGTCGAGGCTTCGATCGCATCCGCGCGCCGAAATGCCGAGGACAACGGCATTTCGAACACGGAATTTCTCGCCAAGGATGCCCGCCGCGGCATCGATGAGGTGCTCGAGAGCTTCGGGCATCCGGATTTGCTGCTGCTCGACCCGCCGCGCTCGGGCGCGGGCGGGAAGGTGATGCGGCGCATCGGCCGGGCGCAGCCGAAACGTATTGTGTACGTTTCGTGCAACCCGGACACGTTCGCGACCGACATTAAAGAGCTCGAGCCGTTCGGCTACGAGCT from Bacillales bacterium encodes the following:
- the rlmD gene encoding 23S rRNA (uracil(1939)-C(5))-methyltransferase RlmD, which translates into the protein MTQQGETFVTEIKKLDDKGSGRASVWRENKKGNPKKLKLTIPQTLPGEKVRVTVDQPERRRRKAMPEEIVEAHPERVAPACRHFEKCGGCVWQHWSYAAQLQHKTEHVRAAIKAEGFDPALVGDTIGMDEPWQYRNKMEFTFAPDGSMGLHEQGNFRKVIPLETCLIAGEPMVEAAMEVARWAADHALSGYDKKAHEGLLRHLMVRYSYATGEMMLGLFATEAPSAHEDAVRDLKERLGRLKQVKSLLWLENRDWADRTQSEQTHVLVGRDFIYDEMAGYRYRLWFDTFFQTNPKQAEKLVELALEMGCPQPTDRMIDLFCGVGTFSLPFASRVARLAGIEIVEASIASARRNAEDNGISNTEFLAKDARRGIDEVLESFGHPDLLLLDPPRSGAGGKVMRRIGRAQPKRIVYVSCNPDTFATDIKELEPFGYELRRLQPVDLFPHTVHVECVALLERVES